The proteins below come from a single Tribolium castaneum strain GA2 chromosome 9, icTriCast1.1, whole genome shotgun sequence genomic window:
- the Ork1 gene encoding open rectifier potassium channel protein 1: protein MMSKKEWFMVLCIFIFYLMMGAVFFQWAESEEEKQRSATKRIQRRIVWEHIEQIYNSKAPSLPDQKKFTEILSDYCGKPVMKEMTEIREDSNWDFYHSLFFVITVVSTIGYGNLAPTTTLTRIVMIFYGLIGIPLNGIVMVTLGNYFGRSFTKLYQRWKNSKTDEDDSTRLGLISQVILYLVPGFTFFIFLPAGFMVLFEGWSYDVAVYYAFVTLTTIGFGDYVAGIDQPPAISDFYYWMYKIFLLIWVIGGLGYVVMILGFITQFFQSKKVKQIEQIISENIKKTPLRIRQELRSLLQEFLILKVRRGKGLDPFPPRRISRTASCPDLDIYRNLNSPTMVRKRALSECPGYYNLQMFESHSDLGPDEQEQQNDLLFKVVDALSNIESDPEEGAYENLSDSEILASERYGSKWSLKSQTLALPKSHRRRAISDIRVPSMHKVEARQDIWNDRQRTFSEPSSETENRSENLLTRFKNLIMPQKENKTDVEQGPRRASMFTSAEDRYLRQTNRGRVSVLSTQQQDAFLEQTSIADFIRALSAITVPESILPPPSGPKRKLGTASLSPPKGPSPPRVRRLAIRPNPQARRTSLMPETHSLQPENRRFSLRPVEENLLAPAPDTHSLQNPNRRFSLRPVGENLLAPPPYTPKPPEEARNTRRFSRPFNVPTITVSGISPVQRQVNKRDNKSD, encoded by the exons ATGATGTCCAAGAAGGAATGGTTCATggttttgtgcatttttattttttatttgatgatGGGGGCGGTGTTCTTCCAATGGGCGGAATCCGAAGAAGAGAAACAACGCTCAGCCACCAAACGAATCCAAAGGAGAATAGTCTGGGAGCACATCGAGCAGATTTACAACAGCAAAGCACCTTCGCTCCctgaccaaaaaaaattcaccgaAATTTTGAGCGACTACTGCGGCAAGCCGGTCATGAAAGAGATGACTGAAATCCGGGAAGACAGCAATTGGGATTTTTACCACTCGTTGTTTTTCGTTATCACAGTGGTGAGTACCATCGGCTATGGTAATTTGGCCCCAACCACCACTCTGACACGCATCGTCATGATTTTTTATGGTCTGATCGGAATACCCTTAAATGGTATTGTGATGGTGACTCTAGGCAATTATTTCGGAAGATCA TTTACGAAACTGTACCAACGCTGGAAAAACAGTAAGACAGACGAGGATGATTCCACACGGTTGGGACTCATAAGTCAAGTCATTTTGTACTTGGTGCCAGGATTCACGTTCTTCATTTTCCTGCCCGCTGGGTTTATGGTACTTTTCGAGGGCTGGAGCTACGACGTGGCCGTTTATTACGCCTTTGTCACCCTCACCACCATCGGCTTTGGCGATTATGTTGCAG GAATCGACCAACCCCCAGCCATCTCCGATTTCTACTACTGGATGTACAAAATATTCCTCCTAATTTGGGTCATCGGAGGCCTGGGTTACGTCGTCATGATCCTGGGTTTCATAACCCAGTTTTTCCAaagcaaaaaagtgaaacaaatcGAGCAAATCATCAGCGAAAACATCAAAAAGACCCCGCTCCGCATCCGACAAGAACTCCGATCCTTGCTTCAAGAATTCCTGATCTTGAAAGTGCGAAGAGGGAAAGGTCTGGACCCCTTCCCCCCTCGCCGAATCAGCCGAACTGCAAGTTGTCCCGATTTGGACATTTACCGCAACTTGAATTCGCCGACAATGGTGCGAAAACGCGCCCTTTCCGAATGTCCAGGTTACTACAACCTGCAAATGTTCGAATCTCACTCGGACTTGGGCCCTGACGAGCAAGAGCAGCAAAACGATCTCCTCTTCAAAGTCGTGGACGCCCTCAGCAATATAGAGTCCGACCCTGAAGAAGGCGCTTATGAGAATTTGTCAGATTCGGAGATCCTCGCAAGTGAGAGATACGGAAGCAAATGGTCCCTCAAAAGCCAAACTCTCGCACTTCCGAAATCGCACCGGAGACGGGCCATTAGTGACATTCGGGTGCCTTCCATGCACAAAGTTGAGGCCCGGCAAGACATTTGGAACGACCGACAGCGGACGTTCTCGGAACCGTCCTCAGAGACTGAAAACCGCTCCGAAAACCTCCTCACTCGTTTCAAAAACCTCATCATGCCCCAGAAAGAGAACAAAACCGACGTGGAGCAAGGCCCTCGCAGAGCTAGCATGTTCACGAGCGCTGAGGATCGCTATTTAAGACAGACAAACAGGGGGAGGGTTTCGGTCCTCTCGACCCAACAGCAAGACGCCTTCCTTGAACAAACCTCAATCGCCGATTTCATTCGCGCCCTTTCGGCTATCACAGTCCCCGAATCAATCCTGCCACCCCCAAGCGGCCCTAAGAGAAAGCTGGGGACGGCCAGTTTATCGCCCCCGAAGGGGCCCTCGCCCCCTAGGGTCCGGCGACTGGCAATCAGACCGAACCCCCAAGCCCGGAGGACGTCCCTCATGCCTGAGACGCACAGTCTGCAGCCCGAAAATAGAAGATTTTCGTTAAGGCCCGTTGAGGAGAATTTACTAGCTCCTGCGCCCGACACTCACAGTCTACAGAATCCAAATAGGAGATTCTCGTTAAGGCCCGTTGGGGAGAATTTACTAGCACCTCCGCCGTACACGCCGAAGCCTCCGGAGGAGGCCCGGAACACCCGGAGGTTCTCAAGGCCGTTCAATGTTCCCACTATCACCGTGAGTGGCATTAGCCCCGTGCAACGACAAGTCAATAAAAGAGATAATAAAAGTGATTGA
- the LOC103312651 gene encoding histidine-rich glycoprotein, giving the protein MLSYRGLCVLGLIVTLGICLTSSREISRQKRDLVDLETAASHGHSWKKGGGKEHHSDHHGSHGEKGDKGYKGHHHHEKGHKGHHDKEGHKKHFEEHGGHKKGHHHKDGYFGEHHKGEKGEKGHKYGEKGSYKKGHSTKGGHDVHKLDEYKKEKHFYDEDHDSGHHEKHGGYHHHDGYKKGGHKKGGHKKGGHHEDHYGKKGHHEHGSHHHEDKGHKHAGGHEEHYGHGSKHAKKGGHEGHKHWGYKKSHKGH; this is encoded by the coding sequence ATGTTATCGTATCGGGGCTTGTGCGTCCTGGGTCTCATCGTGACCCTCGGGATATGTTTAACCTCATCCCGGGAGATCTCCCGGCAAAAACGGGACCTCGTGGACCTTGAAACAGCCGCATCACACGGCCACAGCTGGAAAAAGGGCGGCGGCAAAGAGCACCACTCCGACCACCACGGCAGCCACGGCGAAAAGGGCGATAAAGGCTACAAAGGCCACCACCACCACGAAAAGGGCCACAAGGGCCACCACGACAAGGAGGGCCACAAGAAACACTTCGAGGAACACGGGGGACACAAAAAGGGCCACCACCACAAGGACGGCTACTTCGGGGAACACCACAAGGGCGAAAAGGGGGAAAAGGGGCACAAATACGGCGAAAAGGGTTCCTACAAGAAGGGCCACAGCACCAAAGGAGGACACGATGTCCACAAGCTAGATGAGTACAAAAAGGAGAAGCACTTCTACGACGAAGACCACGATTCTGGTCACCACGAGAAACACGGAGGGTACCACCATCACGATGGGTACAAGAAGGGAGGCCACAAGAAGGGAGGACACAAGAAGGGCGGCCACCACGAAGACCACTACGGGAAGAAGGGACACCACGAGCACGGATCGCACCACCATGAAGATAAGGGCCACAAACACGCCGGTGGGCATGAGGAACACTACGGGCATGGGTCCAAACACGCCAAGAAGGGCGGTCATGAAGGGCACAAACACTGGGGATACAAGAAGAGCCACAAGGGCCACTAG
- the LOC657645 gene encoding putative ATP-dependent RNA helicase DHX57, with translation MSGEDTINKSDFFLKDIPNVKIGNVSKAPKKNVVKEQLQFLHFNEEMQEQILETLRFIHGPDFVLKDASDYKDVKTNLGKKYWLGQSNLIIKGACDFSKIEDETYEEDRLKQFALMRLESYGFHLNHCIEALKYCEGNVEDALYVLYNKYFNSGELKITDIDLSKNELLEQRMDEKSSLESIYDKTFQEKVQNAVWILTLKLDYLIKIFHNKNKSKKPAKTVQNTAKKKEKCRNFITGNCKWGDKCRFSHEKEVIEKDPNAHLTDFNFELEIRFPYNTKYPYEPPLILLKTNAVLPPLMNLHICKRLYEEAKLLAEDGIPSVYTITELLTNEEEIKSYVETTEIDFIAPNVPLFRDEKLNVPKKKRPSHYIKGITNRDNQKILTPEEIRGVDEKIVAKFKSLVKDKKYLEMLQYRKKLPAWGLMNDILNTIQQSQVVVISGETGCGKSTQVPQYILDDWLVNYANDRKHVEIVCTQPRRISAISVAERVAEERVAKIGNTVGYQIRLESKVSVNTRLTFCTTGILLRRLESEPTLPQVTHIIVDEVHERSEQSDFLLLILKQILPFRPDLKVILMSATLNAQLFSDYFGEIPILTIPGRTFPVEQYFLETIFEKTGYVLEDGTEYARKLKDAEFIENELSLLNAGRHMTPNDNLRDENLKFAQLLCRYKECSFRTCKNLLLMDPEVVNNELIETVLTWIVSGEHNYPRKGTILVFLPGIAEITSLYDQLAVHPEFGTRSQKYLVLPLHSSLSSEEQAMIFMKPKNLRKIILSTNIAETSVTIDDCVFVIDSGRMREKHFDPNRNMESLETVWVTRANALQRKGRAGRVMAGVCFHLYTSNRFRHQMLPQPIPEIHRIPLEQLILNIKILQNFEDRDVCDVIDGLIEPPLKEHVETAIVRLQDVGALDTEKQLTPLGHHLAALPVDVRIGKLLLYGAIFSCVDSALTMAACLSNKSPFVTPFRKRDEANEKKKKFAVGYSDHITVLMAYKKWQSVYKKSSLAGRNFANENFLSQKTLVTIADIKHQFLEYLVDIGFIAANLDGKRRSGDDDVLAITGNEFNRNGENFNVLAAILCAALYPNVIKVLTPPKSYVKTAGGAIPKDNEAKDFQFQTVKETVFLHPSSVNFSAKNFPSPYLVYQEKVKTSKVYFRDCTVIPVISLVLFSGFDLDISVNNGCTFISLERGWIMFQVEEHKIAEMIKMLRSELFMLLEEKIKDPLLNIWHHDKGERIITTILNLINLK, from the exons ATGTCGGGTGAGGACACCATCAACAAATccgatttttttctcaaagacATCCCGAATGTTAAAATTGG CAACGTTTCCAAAGCCCCGAAAAAGAATGTGGTCAAGGAGCAGCTCCAGTTCCTCCACTTCAACGAGGAAATGCAGGAACAAATCCTGGAAACCTTGCGGTTCATCCACGGGCCG GACTTCGTCCTGAAAGACGCGTCCGATTACAAGGACGTTAAGACCAACTTAGGCAAAAAGTATTGGTTGGGTCAAAGCAACTTGATAATTAAGGGGGCTTgcgatttttccaaaattgagGATGAGACCTATGAGGAGGACCGCCTTAAACAGTTCGCCCTCATGCGATTAGAAAG tTACGGCTTCCATCTAAACCACTGCATTGAGGCTTTGAAATATTGTGAAGGCAATGTTGAGGATGCTCTCTATGTACTGTACAACAAGTATTTCAATTCAGGTGAACTCAAAATTACTGACATTGATTTGTCTAAAAATGAACTGCTTGAGCAAAGAATGGACGAGAAAAGTTCCTTGGAGTCAATTTATGATAAAACCTTTCAGGAAAAAGTCCAAAACGCGGTTTGGATCCTCACGCTTAAActtgattatttaattaaaatatttcacaataaaaacaagtCAAAAAAACCGGCCAAAACCGTGCAAAATACGGccaaaaagaaagaaaagtgTCGCAATTTTATTACAGGAAACTGTAAATGGGGCGACAAGTGTCGCTTTTCGCATGAAAAAGAGGTGATAGAGAAGGACCCCAATGCTCATTTGactgattttaattttgaattagagATACGTTTTCCCTATAACACGAAATACCCCTACGAACCTCCTTTGATTCTCCTGAAAACTAACGCAGTTTTGCCCCCGTTAATGAACTTACATATTTGTAAAAGACTGTACGAGGAGGCGAAACTTTTGGCCGAGGACGGAATACCGTCAGTTTACACCATAACAGAACTGCTAACAAACGAGGAAGAAATCAAAAGTTACGTTGAGACAACTGAGATTGATTTTATCGCGCCTAATGTGCCTTTATTTCGCgacgaaaaattaaatgttccCAAAAAGAAGCGTCCGAGTCACTACATTAAAGGTATCACGAACCGCGACAaccaaaaaattctaactccgGAGGAAATTCGAGGAgttgatgaaaaaattgtcGCCAAATTTAAGTCTCTAGTCAAGGATAAAAAATACTTGGAGATGCTTCAGTACCGCAAAAAATTGCCCGCATGGGGGCTCATGAACGACATTTTGAATACGATTCAACAGTCTCAGGTCGTGGTCATCAGTGGGGAGACCGGGTGTGGGAAAAGTACCCAAGTCCCCCAATACATCCTCGATGATTGGCTGGTAAATTACGCAAATGACCGAAAACACGTAGAGATAGTGTGTACGCAACCGCGGCGTATTTCCGCCATCAGTGTTGCCGAACGTGTGGCGGAGGAGCGAGTGGCTAAAATTGGCAACACTGTCGGTTACCAAATCCGGTTAGAGTCCAAAGTTTCGGTTAACACTCGGCTCACTTTTTGCACCACTGGTATTCTCCTCCGCCGGCTCGAAAGCGAACCGACTTTACCTCAAGTTACCCATATCATAGTCGACGAAGTGCACGAAAGGTCCGAACAAAGCGACTTTCTCTTACTAATCCTCAAACAGATATTACCTTTTCGGCCCGACTTGAAAGTCATTCTCATGAGTGCCACACTCAACGCCCAGTTATTTTCGGACTATTTCGGCGAAATCCCGATTTTGACAATCCCGGGTCGGACTTTTCCCGTCGAACAGTATTTTCTAGAAacgattttcgaaaaaaccgGCTACGTCCTCGAGGACGGAACCGAGTATGCTAGGAAATTAAAAGACGCTGAATTTATCGAAAACGAGCTCAGTTTGCTGAATGCTGGACGCCATATGACCCCTAATGATAATCTCCGAGATGAGAATTTGAAATTTGCGCAGTTATTGTGTCGGTACAAGGAGTGCAGTTTTCGGActtgtaaaaatttgcttcTGATGGACCCGGAAGTGGTCAATAATGAGCTGATCGAGACGGTTTTAACGTGGATCGTGTCCGGGGAGCATAATTATCCCAGAAAGGGGAccattttggtgtttttgccCGGAATTGCCGAAATTACGAGCTTGTACGATCAGTTGGCCGTGCATCCGGAGTTTGGCACCCGGAGCCAGAAGTATCTGGTTCTGCCGCTGCATTCGTCGCTCAGCAGTGAAGAGcaggccatgatttttat GAAGCCTAAAAACTTGAGGAAAATCATTCTTTCGACCAATATTGCCGAGACTTCGGTCACAATTGACGACTGTGTCTTCGTGATCGATTCGGGTCGAATGCGTGAGAAGCACTTCGACCCGAACCGAAACATGGAGAGTCTGGAGACCGTGTGGGTGACCCGCGCCAATGCCCTGCAACGCAAGGGTCGAGCAGGCCGTGTGATGGCCGGCGTTTGTTTCCACCTCTACACCAGTAACCGTTTCCGCCACCAGATGCTCCCCCAACCCATCCCAGAAATCCACAGAATTCCCCTCGAACAACTCATCCTCaacatcaaaattttgcaaaacttcgAAGATCGTGACGTTTGTGACGTCATCGACGGTCTAATCGAGCCGCCTTTGAAAGAGCACGTGGAGACGGCGATTGTTCGTCTCCAAGATGTTGGAGCCTTAGACACCGAAAAACAATTGACGCCGCTTGGCCACCACTTAGCCGCCTTGCCTGTGGATGTGAGAATTGGAAAATTGTTGCTCTATGGGGCAATTTTCTCGTGTGTGGACTCGGCGTTAACTATGGCGGCGTGTCTGAGTAATAAAAGCCCGTTCGTGACGCCGTTCCGTAAAAGAGACGAGGCAAAtgagaagaagaaaaaatttgcCGTGGGGTATAGTGACCACATTACTGTCCTGATGGCCTACAAGAAGTGGCAAAGTGTGTACAAGAAGAGTAGTCTAGCTGGGCGGAATTTTGCAAACGAGAATTTCCTCTCACAAAAGACTCTTGTAACAATCGCCGATATCAAGCACCAGTTTTTGGAGTATTTGGTCGATATCGGGTTCATTGCTGCGAATTTGGACGGGAAAAGGCGTTCAGGGGACGATGATGTGTTAGCAATTACCGGAAACGAG TTTAACAGGAACGGCGaaaatttcaatgttttagCGGCAATTTTATGTGCCGCTCTCTACCCCAACGTGATAAAAGTCCTAACTCCGCCCAAATCGTACGTAAAGACCGCCGGAGGGGCCATTCCCAAAGACAACGAAGCGAAAGATTTCCAATTCCAGACCGTTAAAGAAACCGTTTTTCTCCACCCCTCATCGGTGAATTTCTCCGCGAAGAATTTCCCAAGTCCTTATCTTGTTTATCAGGAAAAGGTTAAAACCAGTAAAGTGTATTTCAGGGATTGTACCGTGATTCCTGTCATCTCCCTTGTGCTCTTCTCGGGTTTTGATCTTGATATCAGTGTAAATAATGGCTGTACGTTTATTTCATTAGAGCGCGGATGGATTATGTTCCAAGTGGAGGAACACAAG ATCGCAGAAATGATTAAGATGTTGCGAAGCGAGTTGTTCATGCTGCTGGAAGAGAAAATCAAAGATCCGTTACTAAATATCTGGCATCATGATAAAGGAGAAAGGATTATTACGACGATTTTGAACTTAATCAACTTGAAATAG